The following coding sequences lie in one Vespa velutina chromosome 24, iVesVel2.1, whole genome shotgun sequence genomic window:
- the LOC124956966 gene encoding uncharacterized protein DDB_G0271670, whose translation MYSLYRAWFGDESAADNYNRLQETLSPPDTVIRVGNEGEHQFIAHKGILAAHSGYLKALLASAAASSSNGANFGGSCGGLNSASSSNSTTTAIGGQHHTRQPVTSVSVSSIGGEAFAPLLNYMYTGRLEVTLDNVYSVLLATHLLHMPGALEQCRAALLRLRGPPPLPTPIPITPTSTSTSTSSSGPGSILRPIPNRLVLGPPLCWPQTSSIYPSAATAPGSVGLTPHLPQMQPTTVLIPPSVSPNVTVIPTLTSQDTQEVNTHYSSTNREISRSPRSSPSRLNKRTINVIKSRSHSRSTTPDTISPTSSSIPYVNAAAAAFNAFASRSSSPSAASRSSSLSRSPSPMSRKGKKNNSIDRREFMNSTRTTMTITATTTTTTTTTTTTTTTTTITTDNISMPQSGRSNENTNSIVGSPMRINHDDNPKCSTNITTTDVDRGRPSSHRRKIRITNNNSNNVNDPSSSSSSGNVLSVVYDVACCDGPVKFHRVLNENYIVSQSRIQRHCTDDNTRATTIENDENGGSGTTRIRNCSTDSMITTQTTDSGNNVGNYSCGYCSHTFKSQYCYRKHAKRHLLQTRSNGDTITTATTTTTTIDRNRQDNNSRNKREVRLLDLNVQYYPCKICGCKFPSYYFVHKHRKLCHANVDDNNRVNSRDDVVTFNDQESTSQPVDGTTPHRE comes from the exons ATGTACAGCCTATATAGAGCTTGGTTCGGTGACGAAAGTGCCGcggataattataatcgtttgcAAGAAACCCTATCGCCGCCCGACACAGTGATCAGAGTTGGAAACGAGGGTGAACATCAGTTCATTGCACACAAGGGCATTCTAGCGGCACACAGTGGCTACCTGAAGGCTTTGCTGGCTAGTGCAGCAGCTAGTTCGAGCAATGGAGCAAACTTTGGTGGCTCTTGTGGTGGATTGAATTCGGCAAGTTCCAGTAACTCGACTACAACTGCGATCGGTGGACAACACCACACTCGACAGCCGGTTACATCTGTCTCGGTATCTTCAATCG GAGGAGAAGCATTTGCGCCATTGTTAAATTACATGTACACCGGTCGACTTGAGGTAACATTGGATAACGTGTACAGTGTACTATTGGCAACGCATTTGTTACATATGCCTGGTGCATTGGAACAATGCAGAGCAGCTTTACTCAGATTAAGAGGACCACCCCCATTGCCAACGCCTATACCAATAACACCAACTTCGACGTCAACATCGACGTCGAGTTCAGGTCCTGGTAGTATACTGAGACCAATACCAAACAGATTGGTATTGGGACCACCACTTTGTTGGCCTCAAACGAGTTCAATTTACCCATCAGCCGCGACAGCACCAGGATCCGTCGGTCTAACACCACATTTACCTCAAATGCAACCAACGACTGTACTAATACCACCTTCCGTTTCACCAAACGTTACGGTCATTCCAACATTAACTAGTCAAGATACTCAAGAAGTTAATACGCATTACAG CTCGACCAATCGTGAAATCTCAAGATCACCGAGATCGTCTCCATCGCGATTAAACAAAAGAACAATCAACGTTATTAAATCTAGATCCCATTCGAGATCTACAACACCAGATACCATATCACCAACGTCCTCGTCTATTCCATACGTCAATGCTGCGGCCGCGGCATTTAACGCATTCGCATCGAGATCATCATCGCCATCGGCAGCGTCACGTTCCTCGTCGTTATCACGATCTCCCTCGCCCATGTCacgtaaaggaaagaaaaataattcaatagatCGACGTGAATTTATGAATTCTACACGTACAACGATGACAATAAcagcaacgacgacgacgaccacaacgacaacaacaacaactactacaacaacaacaataacaaccgATAACATCTCGATGCCTCAAAGTGGACGATCCAATGAAAATACTAATTCGATCGTAGGCTCACCTATGAGAATTAATCATGACGATAATCCTAAGTGTTCGACTAATATAACGACGACCGATGTTGATCGCGGCAGACCATCATCCCATAGACGCAAGATTCGTATAACTAACAACAACTCTAACAACGTTAACGATCCCtcctcatcatcatcttccGGCAATGTTTTGTCGGTGGTTTACGATGTTGCTTGTTGTGACGGACCCGTTAAGTTTCATCgtgttttaaatgaaaattatatcgtaTCGCAATCACGTATACAAAGGCATTGCACTGATGACAATACCAGAGCAACAACTATCGAGAACGATGAAAATGGTGGCTCGGGAACTACCAGAATACGAAATTGTTCTACGGATTCTATGATAACCACGCAAACGACAGATTCTGGTAACAACGTTGGTAACTACAGTTGTGGTTATTGCAGCCATACCTTCAAGTCCCAATATTGTTATAGAAAACACGCTAAGAGACATTTGTTGCAAACGAGATCTAACGGTGATACAATAACGACGGCCACAACGACAACTACAACGATCGATAGAAATCGACAGGATAATAATTCGAGAAACAAAAGGGAGGTCAGACTTCTTGATTTGAACGTTCAATATTATCCGTGTAAAATATGCGGATGTAAATTTCCGAGTTATTATTTCGTACACAAGCATAGAAAATTATGTCACGCTAATGtcgacgataataatcgagTTAACAGCAGGGATGATGTTGTTACGTTTAATGATCAAGAATCAACGAGCCAACCTGTAGACGGTACCACGCCACAccgtgaatga